TTCCCACAGGATACTTTTGAGCTAGAGCGCAACAAACCTTAAGTTGGTTTTAAGCTCCTCAACTTAGCAAGAGAGCAGTTAGCTAGATAGTAGGCCGAGTTAGGGCTGGTCGAGGCGCAAAACAGCCATAAACGCTTCTTGGGGTACATCTACAGTACCAATAGCCTTCATGCGCTTTTTACCCTTGGCTTGCTTTTGTAGCAGTTTCTTCTTCCGGCTAATATCGCCGCCATAGCATTTCGCCAATACGTCCTTACGTAATGCAGGGATGCTTTCACTCGCGATGACTTTTGAACCAATGGCCGCCTGTAGAGGAATCTTGAACTGATGCCGAGGGATCAGCTCTTTAAGCTTTTCTACTAACACGCGCCCGACTCCGTAAGCTTTGTCACGGTGGACAATCGTAGCCAATGAGTCTACTGGATCGCCGTTAATCATGATGTCTAGGCGCACCAGCGGATTTTCTTGATATTCAATTAGGTGGTATTCCATGCTGGCGTAACCACGCGATCGCGACTTCATCTGATCAAAGAAGTCAGTCACCACCTCAGCCAAAGGCAACTCATAAATCAGCGTCGTACGGCCTTTAGTGAGGTATTTCATGTCTTTGAATACCCCCCGTCGCGTCTGACTCAACTCCATCAGAGTGCCGACGTACTCTTCCGGCGTGATCATATCTACTTGGACGTAAGGCTCCTCAATTTTTTCGCGCTCTTGTGGCCCTGGTAAACGACTCGGATTATCCACGAGAGTCACTTCACCTTTAATCGTCGTGACCCGGTAGATTACCGAGGGAGCCGTAATAATCAAGTTCAGGTTGTATTCCCGTTCCAAGCGTTCTTGCACAATTTCCATGTGCAACAAGCCAAGGAAGCCACAACGAAACCCAAACCCCATAGCGCTAGAGGTTTCCGGCTCATAATAAAGCGCCGCGTCATTGAGCTTGAGTTTTTCTAGCGCTTCCCGCAAATCTTCGTACTGGTCTGCGTCTACCGGGAACATGCCACAAAACACCATCGGCTTAGCTTCTGTGTAGCCAGGGAGAGGCTCCGTTGCCGAGGCGTTGGCTTGAGTAATCGTGTCCCCGACCCGCGCATCTTCGACCGCTTTGATCGCCGCTGCCAGGTAGCCAACCTCTCCAGCGTGCAACTCATCGACTTGGACTTGGGTGGGAGAGAGTACGCCTAGTTCATCGATTTGGTACTCTTTTTTTGAAGCCATCAGCCGGATGCGATCGCCTTTTTTCACCGTGCCATCCATGACCCGGAAATAAACGATCACACCCCGATAGCTATCGTAGTAACTATCAAAAATCAAAGCTCGCAAGCGATCATTAATGGTGTCTTTCGGCGGTGGCACCAAATGTACGATCGACTCCAAAATTTCATCAATGCCCAGACCTTCCTTAGCCGAGGCCAAAATTGCCCCACTACAGTCAAGCCCTACGACTTCTTCAATTTCCTGCTTGACTCGCTCAGGGTCAGCACCAGGCAAATCGATTTTGTTTAGGACTGGAATAATTTCTAGATTATGTTCTAAAGCTAAGTAGACGTTGGCTAGGGTTTGCGCTTCTACGCCCTGCGAGGCATCCACCACTAATAACGCACCTTCACAAGCTGCGAGCGATCGCGACACCTCGTAAGAAAAATCTACGTGCCCCGGCGTATCAATCAAGTTAAGGACGTACTGCTCACCATCGCGGGCTTTGTAGTTCATCCGCGCTGCCTGGAGCTTAATGGTAATTCCACGCTCGCGCTCTAGATCCATACTGTCGAGAAACTGGGCCTTCATATCCCGATCACTAACAGTGCCAGTTGTTTGTAGCAGGCGATCCGCGAGGGTAGATTTTCCGTGGTCAATATGGGCAATGATCGAAAAATTACGAATGCGAGAAACAGGCACGTCGGTCATATAGCTGGCTCAATTAACAGGCAGGATTGAAGATAACAGGCAGGATAAAATAACTCAGAAAACGATTTAACTGCTTCAGTTGGCCTTGGCATAGGGCCAGGGATAGGGCCAGTCGAGGAGTGAATTTAGCAGAGCTCTTTAATGCATTTTGACATACTCCCCGTCCTGAAAGCGCGAGGATTCTAGGCTCAATTACCCAGCTCAAACAGCAACTACAGGCACAGCCCCTCTTACAGGCTAGATTCGCTCAACCCAACTCCGAGTAGAGCTAGGACACTGGGCTTAGATTGGGCCTAGATTGGGCCTAGATGCAGATATTCCACGGGATTAGAAGGCAGCATGTACAATGCACGTAGGGAACTCAATCCCTGTCCTAAAACTTTTGATGACTCAGATGGGTTTTGATCCTTCAA
This region of Trichocoleus desertorum NBK24 genomic DNA includes:
- the lepA gene encoding translation elongation factor 4, translated to MTDVPVSRIRNFSIIAHIDHGKSTLADRLLQTTGTVSDRDMKAQFLDSMDLERERGITIKLQAARMNYKARDGEQYVLNLIDTPGHVDFSYEVSRSLAACEGALLVVDASQGVEAQTLANVYLALEHNLEIIPVLNKIDLPGADPERVKQEIEEVVGLDCSGAILASAKEGLGIDEILESIVHLVPPPKDTINDRLRALIFDSYYDSYRGVIVYFRVMDGTVKKGDRIRLMASKKEYQIDELGVLSPTQVQVDELHAGEVGYLAAAIKAVEDARVGDTITQANASATEPLPGYTEAKPMVFCGMFPVDADQYEDLREALEKLKLNDAALYYEPETSSAMGFGFRCGFLGLLHMEIVQERLEREYNLNLIITAPSVIYRVTTIKGEVTLVDNPSRLPGPQEREKIEEPYVQVDMITPEEYVGTLMELSQTRRGVFKDMKYLTKGRTTLIYELPLAEVVTDFFDQMKSRSRGYASMEYHLIEYQENPLVRLDIMINGDPVDSLATIVHRDKAYGVGRVLVEKLKELIPRHQFKIPLQAAIGSKVIASESIPALRKDVLAKCYGGDISRKKKLLQKQAKGKKRMKAIGTVDVPQEAFMAVLRLDQP